A section of the Triticum dicoccoides isolate Atlit2015 ecotype Zavitan chromosome 7A, WEW_v2.0, whole genome shotgun sequence genome encodes:
- the LOC119331424 gene encoding phosphatidylglycerol--prolipoprotein diacylglyceryl transferase-like: MTSTPAGDALPALPPIRTRAAAADPAPDHASASTTTVPEAEALPAPAVAEEEVVAESRTPAAVADKEEEEEEEEEPRTPTSEESKLRPPTECPGAPRKPVALAGTRPSPKRPLRFLDVPRDLSAVFMSLPPKKRIRAPPCLVAFRPRCGAAWDHGSAL; the protein is encoded by the coding sequence ATGACCTCTACACCAGCGGGCGACGCCCTGCCGGCGCTGCCGCCTATCAGGACGAGAGCGGCGGCCGCCGATCCTGCGCCTGACCACGCGTCGGCCTCCACGACGACGGTGCCGGAAGCCGAGGCCCTGCCGGCGCCAGCGGTGGCGGAGGAAGAGGTGGTGGCGGAGTCCCGGACGCCGGCTGCGGTGgctgacaaggaggaggaggaggaggaggaggaggagcccagGACGCCGACTTCGGAGGAGAGCAAGCTCCGGCCGCCGACCGAGTGCCCCGGCGCGCCGAGGAAGCCCGTGGCTTTGGCCGGGACGAGGCCATCGCCGAAGCGGCCGCTGCGCTTCTTGGACGTCCCGCGCGACCTCTCCGCCGTCTTCATGTCGCTGCCGCCCAAGAAGCGGATCCGCGCTCCGCCGTGCCTGGTCGCCTTCCGCCCGAGGTGCGGGGCCGCGTGGGACCATGGATCGGCGCTGTAG